In the genome of Cyprinus carpio isolate SPL01 unplaced genomic scaffold, ASM1834038v1 S000006481, whole genome shotgun sequence, the window cacacacacacacacacacacacacacacacatacacacacacatatgccccTCTGCCCAAGatctttacatctccagagtgaggaaaagggctaagaacatcactctggatccctcacaccctgCCCACTCTCTCTTTGAACTGGTGCCCTCTGGaggcgctacagagcactgaccaccaaaaacagccagacacaagaacagttttttccccaGGCCATATCACACCTGAACAGCACATAACACACCTCAGTACTGCACATCTGTATGCACATTCACAGTTCTGTCTATgtacattttttcctttttctgtatatttttattactatggTTATCTATACTTTATTGTCTGTTCTCTATGTCTGcactttgtttgtattttctgtaccGGAAGCTACTAACAATGAAACAAATTACTTGTGTGTGTGAACAATAaaggcaataaagctctttctgattctgatatatatatatatatatatatatccatgtgCGCCACTGAGTTACAGTGTTTTAATAAGAGAACTTAGGTTTGTTGAAGCCCTCCTCATAGTCCTTTACTGCACTCGTTTGATTCTTCATGTGTTTCCTGCATTTCTCCTGTCTTATACAGAAAGCCGTGaatttgcataattaaaaaatgaacgtCTATTGATTGAGAGCTTTTGGCCCAGAAATTATCtacccaatctggcaacactggaaaTATCAGAGCGCCACACATCagactttgtatttatttaaatcacagaCTTTGCAGTTTGACAACTGCACTAggataatttcagttttattctgaCTGATCGTTAAGCTCtagaatttaaagaaaatttaagatATCTTATGGCCAGTTTTTTCACTTCAGGTGATAATGCTGGTTCATCTTCGGATGGAGAAACTACATCTACAGCCAAAGGACAAAGAAGAGTTTCTCCTGCATCACCTGTGGAAAAACATTCAGCAAACAGGGCAATTTAACAAGACAcgagagaaaacacacagaaacagaaagacTTCACCTGCAAGATCTGCAACATCAGTTTTCCTACATCAAAGAGAAAAACTTCATTCAAAAGAGCACAGCGTGAAGAAGGAGTTTCGCTGTATACAGTGCAGGAAGGATTTTTTCACCACTCTTTATAATATGAGAGCttatataaagacacacaagGACAGGTctttccactgcagtgaatgtgaCAAGTATTTTCGCAACAATAGAAATCTTTCTATTAATAAGAGAACCCACACAGGTGAAAAACCGTACACGTGCCCTCACTGCAAGAAGAGCTTCAGTCTCAGATCGGCTCTGAAGAACCATCTACTCATGCACACCAGTGAGAAAGCATATCAGTGCAGTGAGTGTGGAAAATCTTTTATAAGCTCAGCTTCTCTATAGTTACACCACAAAATGCACTCTGATGAGAAACCGTatcagtgttcacactgtgagaaACACCTCCGTCATTCGACTCACCAGGAAAgccatgagaggattcacaccggagagagacCGTACCTGTGCTCCTACTGCGGGAAGGACTTTGCTACAGTAGTTCATTTGCTTTCAAAGTTCATCAGAGACGTCACACAGGAGAAAGACCGTATCACTGTAGTGATTGTGGGAAGAGTTATCTGAAGACAGCTGACTTAAAAACACCATATGATTCATAGAGGggaaaaaccttttaaatgttcATAATGTGACAAGGCTTTCACTCGATCAAACGTCCTTAAGGTCCATGAGTAAcatcatactggagagaaaccttactgCTGCTCCATCTGTGGTGGGAGATTCACTTTTAAATGGGGTTTTCAGACCCACCAGAAGAAACACGCTGCCCGAAAATCATCATAGCTTcatcatgtaattatttttaggtTGTGTATAAAGCCACCATGTACACCATTGACAGATATCAATTTGTACAAATAAATAGTGTTAAATCAGATTTAAGGAAAGTTACTTGTGGTATTCCACAAGGTTCGGTGCTAGACCCCAAATTGtttgtattgtatataaattatatttgcaaAGTGTCTGAagtattaaaaatggttttgtttgctgATGATACAAATTTATATTGTTCCGAGAAAAAATTGCAACAGCTTCTGAACACAGTGGAAATCGAAtagatgagttaaaaaaaatggtttgatgaTAATAGACTTTCATTGAATTTATGTAAAACAAAGTTTATAATATTTAGTAACTGATATGTTGTTATTGATCATAAACAATGTTGGAAACttcatataaattatgtaaaaacaaaaatgtccaaattcattgcaatattacataaaacaaacatactCTGAATGaaaaaactttttgattattAGGTTGATTATTATGAACCAACAAGAAAATTATCAAATTACATGCTTTAAAAATAGATGATTTAGTTGATTTATATACAGCACATGTACaaagtttataataatttactcCCAAGTTGTATTCAGAGGCTGTTCAAACAAGAGCAAGTCAATATAAACTAAAAGGAATGtctatgtttaaaaaagtaaGGGCAAGAACTAATGCTAAAACAGGTGTATATCTGTCAAAGGGGAAAATCTATGGAATAATTgtgaaaaggaattaaaatgatgtaattcaCTTAAGTAAAgcaattttaagtaaatgtttaaaaacatggtGTTAAATACTTATATGTCTCATTATCAATAAATTGTgtaactattatttaaaatattgaagtAATAGCTGGAATGTGTATTTCTGTAATTATGTATGTttgtaaatatgtacattttgggAAATGTATTATGTAACTTTTGTTTATCTTGTATTGTCAAATCTAGTGAAAAAGTGAAGTACATCGTTAAATATAAAGGGTTGGCATAATATGCAAGGCTTCTGCCTACACCTTTTTCAgaaattatgttcatttattttatttttttgtgaaaagttgtcTGTAAGGACTGAAATAAAgagaattgattgattgattgattgattgattgataaatagaggtgacTTGACTAACTGAGAGCAGATTAAGACCAGAGAAACAACCTCTTTTGGAAGACAGATTCAAACTGGTTCAAATTCACTAACCTTTTCTTGCATGAGGAAATGAAAGCTGCTGTTTacatgtaatgtatatatatagcctatgatGTTTTCCACGAAAGGCAGAATTGAGAAAAGTCCATGAGAGGTAACCTGCAAATTTGATTCTTTTCATGGTGTGATCTGCATTAGCTGATTTGTCTCAGTGAAACCTCCAGCTTAAATATCCTAAAATAtgcaggttttggctgtttgctcTGCACAGACCGATCGCTGTATGACATCACTTATGTCAAACACAGAgtgtatgaaaacaggaaaacaaagccaaaatctgGATATTTTTCGGCAATATTGAAATAATGTCCAGGAAATGTCCACAGTCAGTCTTAGGATTTTTGAATCTGGTGTGGAAATCCAATGGAAGATAAACACACAGccattattattaactttattatgtgtttatctGACTTGAATGCCAAATTGAAAGCATCTTTCCATCGtgccattacagaaatattcaaaatgtcagaatataaacaaacaaaacatgttttcagaTGTTTTGAACACCATAGCAAAACTTCACATTTGGTCTCTTCATCGTCTTGTAGGTCTGAAGTCTCTAATGTCCTCATAATTAACGGGCAGATTTCTATAATCAGCAGGTCTGTAATTAAGCTGTTGGGAGGTCAAAGCAAAGGAGAGAAGAACTGAGCATTTAATGACATAAACACTATCATTTTAACCACATAATGGAGTGCTAGTGACTTCcaaattaatttatgtttgacTAAGTCTCCTCTGAGTTTGACGCACCTCTCACTGTGACTTTGGCCAGCGCTTCACTGGAGCCCACGTGATTGGTCGCCACGCACTTATACGTGCCGCTGTCCGATACTTTGAGCTGCGCGATCTTCAGCAGGCCGTCTTTGGTGGTCTCCGCCCCCGGTGACATAGAGGCTCCGCCCACACGCGTCCAGCGGAAGCGGATTGGATGAGTGCCGTGAGCGAGACACTGCAGACGCAGAGCGTCGCCGGGACCAGCCACAGTCTCATCCGTCAGTGTGGTGGCGTACGGAGGCGCTGAGGACCAGACCACAATACATATGAGAACACGCCCCCGAatatatttcaccacaaaataccATAAATCATTAGGAAATTAGGGGCCTTAGGAGTTATTAttggaacatatatatatatatatatattcctaattttacagtattctttactgtacttaaaaataaatacaaaataataatcaaaatgtgttgtttgcatacgaaatgtatttttacattttaaaccagTGTTTTAAAGTATTGTTACTGTATTGTATTTAATTGtcttacaaataaatacacacaaatctttgtatttttacaatttatttttatttttttaaacgtgtATTATTGTAAGTTTACTGCACggtttaattatcattatattagttattaaaaagggagtatttttactgtattgtataACTGTCATGAAAAGTACATACACATAATAACACTAatcatttttataatcattttaaaattaaaaattttgtaaaCAGGTGTATTAAactatttgttaaatttattctATTCCATATTCTATCATAATTAAATTCTATAACTATTTTTTAAGTATTCCTACAGTAAATTTAAATAGTTAAGATATTCAACTATTTGGATTAACtgtcatataataatattaataataataatgttttgtaatgtacttttttataaatgtataaaaagtttaaaatcagtgtattaaagttatttttattttattgtgttaaattcTCATAaaactacatacatacataatactaacaatatacatttttatcattaaattttaAGGTATTAATGTTTTACATCTAGGGTGTTTTACTGTATTGTGTTTAATTatcctaaaaaatatattgtaaccAAAACAATATAATGATCTTAAAACTTAATTTTCCTTTTGCAGAATCATCTGTTTattgattttggtgtgaaatgtgaCGTGGACATGTATTCTCATGAAAACTGTAAATTGAGTGTTGATGTAAACTAAGTGATGTTTCCGCACACTTGATTatcatttgcacacacacactgtgtgattGGTTTAGTCTGAGGTTAATGCTGTTATCAAACACAGTTATACTCTTCTTCATCTATCTGAAACTAAACTCCACCTGATTGCTCTTTTTCAGCTTCCCATGTATTTACTTTCCCAGAATATGACTGAAGTCCAGTGACCGCAGCTGACATGAGTTTCCTACAGTATCAGCCTGACGAAGTCAACGTTTACCGTCACACTGACCAGTGACCAGCTCACAGAGCGCATGCATCAGATCTGACTCAAATGTAAACGATGACAAGGTCAGCAGAGATAAGACAGTGTTTCAGTCACTCACAGTCCACCTCCAGCTGCACGTAGGCCTCGCTGAAGCCCAGAGCGTTCGTGGCGTTACAGATGTACTGGCCTGACACACAGAGAGACCCGAATGAGTCCACTAGAACGTAATATTAGGCACAGTTTTTCCCACTTACAGAGCGACTGTACCTGAGTCCTGTCGACCCACGTTATTGAGGGTCAGACTCCCGCCGCTCACCCGGTGTTGCCACGGCAACGGTGCCCGCAGTTTGGACCAGGAGATGACTGGAGTGGGTGAGCCTGAGAAAAATTAAGAGAAATAATAATGAGTTCATGAATACAGTGAATTACACAGATTTGTGTTCACCGCACTAAACAGTATTTGAATAGACATCCAACCCAACATCAGCAAACTTCAACATgcagaaaaagtgtgtgtgtgtgtgtgtgtgtgtgtgtgtgtgtgtgtgtgtttgtgtgtgtgtgtgtgtgtgtgtgcgcactggTTTGGGTactttatgaggacacaaatttgtataatgacatgggtataaTACAGGTATTACAATATGAAGGTGGTGTATGAGAACACTACCTGTATCCTTGTAATTCAAAAGGcttttgaatttgtttcttttttaatctaaaaattcacaaagttttctgtgaggggtaggtttagattTAGGGTTGGTGTAGGAGATAGAAatgacagtttgtacagtataaaaaccattacaattaTGGAGAGTGCCCGTAAACCACCAgtaccaatgtgtgtgtgtgtgtgtgtgtgtgtgtgagtgcgtgtgtgtgcgtgcgcgtgtgtgtgtgtgtgagtgtgcgtgcgggtgtgtgtgtgtgtgtgtgtgtgtgtgtgtgtgtgtgtgcgctgtggGCGCGCGcggcgtgtgtgtgcgcgtgcgcgtgcgcgtgcgtgtgtgtgtgtgtgtgtgtgtgtgcgtgtgtgtgtttaccggTGGCGTGGCAGTGCATGGTCACGCTCTGACCCTCCACGGCTGTCAGATCTGTTTCTGTAACCGAGGCCTGGGGAAACATGCCAGCAGAGGCTCCGCCCTCCAGCCTGAGCTCCACCCGCCCCTCAGCAAGCCCCTCCCTGCTCTGAGCGCGGCACACAAATATCCCAGCATCCTCTGCTGACATCACTGTCACCTTTGGTGGGAGAAACAGACATTGTTGAGACGTGCAGATCAGGCAGGATACAGTAAAGCTGAATTGATAAATCCCAAACCACCTGTAGTGATGCTGTGGTGTCTGTTGTCGTGGAAACAAGCTCCGCCTCACTTCCCTGTTTGGTCCAGCTGATGGAGGGGCGGGGCTTCCCCGTGACGCTGCACTCCAGAGTCACACTCTCTCCTGCGTGAACCGACAGCGGCGCGGATGGCTTCACGCGCACCTCTGGAGGCTCTGCATCAACAAACACACTCTGATACCAGGATCCATCTGGCTTTGAAGAATTCAGTTTTAAATTATGTTGTTATGCAGTTTAGATTTGGTTCAGgttagttttatttagttgtagtatttattaaattcatatcTTTCGGAtattatttagtttcatttttaattcattagaaTATTACTTTAAGTTTCCACCCCCGACATCTCagcaggaataaaaataaaaataaaaaatgtgttttgtatgtttacatatataaaaaagtgacttTTCTTGTCTAAttgaatagttattttaatagaaaacaacaacaacaacaacaacaacaaaaacaaaaaactaaataataataattactttcaAACTGCGTTTAATTActtgtttttgcttttactttaatCAAAAGCACAGAAATACATTTAGAGGACAAAACATTTAGTTGTGCAGATCACACATATCATGTTTGAGTAAATCTGTTTCCTCATTTTTTCACTGAATCAAACGTgaacataaataaacaagtatttaATCTCtgttttcattctttattttttttctctttttttagtttatgatACTATTTTTTTCAGGCTAGTTATGTCTTGTCACTGGTTGAGTTGTTGATAATAACTTTGACTTGTGCTGAGAGGTAAACACTGGTGATTTATTCAGAGAAACACACGCTGGACTCACGTCTGATGGTCAGGGAGGCCATGTTCGTCCCTTTTCCCTGAGCATTGGTGGCGATGCAGCGATACCCGCCCTGGTTACTGAGACGGACATCAGTGATGGTCAGGACGGCACCATCAGGTCCAAGCTTCACGTTATCTGAGACAAAATAAACCATAACACATAAATGTCCCCTGTCCTGTCACTAACCAAACCGACTCTTTCTGTTCTCAGGAGACTTAAAGGCTATTCCTCATTTAGTATCAGCTTTGTCTCAGATATTTCATCTGCAATAGCATAACTCATATTTTTCTTGAAAGAGTTtggtgagaaatgtttgagtttatgTTAAGATCTCAGACTTTTGATTGCAAACAGTTCTGTGCACGATACTGTTGAGATGTTTCTTCTGAAACTCATTTGATCTAATGTCTAGGAGAATCAGCGTatttaaatccagaaaaaaaaggtacaaaagctgccaCTGGGGTggaaccttttcaaaaggtacacttttgtaccttttaggtactctGATGTACACTTTAGATGCTAATATGTACTGTCATGGACCAATacggactctttaggtacaaaggtgtgccttttgaaaaggtactgccacagtgacagctttcgtacctttttttctgagagtgtattaaTGAGTGTGTTTGCTCTGTCTGTAGGTGATTGCGTAGGGTCTGTTTTTCTCAGATGTTAGTGATGTGAAGGCACCTCCCAGCGGCTGGTTGTTGGTCCTCTTCCACTCCAGCTGGACGGGTTGTGATCCGCTGGTCACGCGGCAGGAGAAGCTGACCGTCTCGCCGAGTTTAACAGCAGCTGTCTTCGGCCGAACAGACACGATGGGACTCTGACCCCATACTGTCATGAGCAAACAACACTGACGCTCGAGTCAATCACACATTACTGCACACATCTCAACCTACGACTGAATGCTTCACTGGAAGTTACATGACATGTTTGAGAAAATCTATTTAGTATAATATCAGAAAACAAAGAAGTTTTAATTTTGAAGTCTATGTCAGATGAACCCTGTACTCCCGTCGCTCTTGCTGACCTTCAGTCCTGCTCTGGTaaacaaacacaaccaaaatCAAACTCCTCACATTCTGCTTTTAGGACAACACAAACTATTCATGAGCAAATTAAACCAACGAATGTGATTTAAGCCCATTTGCTCAATCATTTTAAAGTGACTTTGAAAGAGTGCATCAGATAATCAGCTCTGACCACATTAAAAACTCATCCACTGATCTTACAATAATGGATGTGTGATTTATCACATTATGGCtcaagcaaaaaatatataaacctcAGTGCAACAACAGACGAAGGAACACAAGTGAACACACAAGATTATTATCCTTGATGAAAACCATTACAAAGATTCAAACTAGcacttacatgttttttttctattaacagaaataaaaacagggCTTGAATGTTTAACGGAAATATGCAGATTTATAAGTGACGTGATTTAATCAGTGATTTAATCTTCAAATACATGATtacatcagtaaaaaaaataaaacattcaatgaAATAAAGCTGCCGTCatacatgcaaaacaaaaaataacaaaccactacttaaaacaataaaaaacaaaaatttaaaaaaatcaaacaaaaatgatatacaaacaaaaaaaaatacactaattaaaacaaaaaaaaagagtcatatttcaaaaatgcaaacaaaaagttagttaagttttaaaaattttaactttggcatctgagtaattattattaaacacttaGAATACTAAACTAGTAAGCcctgaataataaatattaaaaatgaaaggcaGAGAGAAGCAGTTTCACCTGTGTGCAGGACAGCAGAGAGAATCAGCGCTGCGTTTCGGATGTTCATGATGGACTGGAGACCTTTCTCTGTCTGGATCACTGTTTAACACTCCTCCTctctttatcacacacacacacacacacacacacacacacacacacacacacacacacacacacacacacacacacacacacagagagagagagcttatcTGTTTTAGTAAACTCAGTGTGGCATCAATAACTCAATCTCGTGTTTCTGTGGTGGTTTGGCTTTGTGGGAACTGTTTATGTGCACAACATAAAAATCCTACATACATTAAATACCTCCTGCTGCAAAAACATCTGATTTCACATCTAAACATGTCAAACATGTACGGTTAATTACTGCAATTTAAGAACCACAGAAGTTTATTCTGAAATGTGAATTGTCTTCTGATAGGCGTTTGGGTTTGTCCTCAGTAATTGTAATTAtctttttatgaaaacaatacaAGTCTTCATTTAGATAAAATCTTCATTGTCTAAATAAACATTTAGTGTGTAGGACTGAGGTCTCACTCTGGCAGAGAAAAAGAAACGAATTAAAACTTACGACAGACATTACAATAAAACACAGATATACACAGAAAAACCAGACATGACGCTCTTATACTGCACTGAAGTGCTTGCTACGATGCAACAAACTGCATGGAAGTAGAAAACCACAACAAATGTTCTTCATTATTATCAGCAACAACTGTTGATTGGTGatcttaaacataattttaaatcaatatgttTTAACACAAAAGTCAATGTCAGGGTTAGATTTGATACCTCCTAATTCAAAACGCTGTAAAGGGAAGAGTATGAGATCAGCCAATGAGTCGAGTTGTTTCTGTATTATGTATCCTGCTATATGTTATTACTCATCTTAACCTCAGAATAACCTAACAATGATAGCTGTACTGTCTGCACATGTTTATTAATGATTTGAAAGTGGAAACCCATGTTCATCATGCCAGGTTAATAGGATGAGTGTCATGAACTGTGTGTCTGATCTGGTGTTTAAAGAGTTTCATCATCTGCAAACAGAAGTCCAGAgtctgaactgtgtgtgtgtgtgtgtgtgtgtgtgtgtgtgtgtgtgtgtgtgagagagagagagagagagagagagagagagagagagagagagtgatcaCAAATGAGTGTCACACATATAAACTCTCCAGTCTAAACAGGATATTTTACAGAGTCATTGCATGAACAGATGCTCTGAAAATGTTGCCACCTCCTGGTCATTTACCTTCTCAGAAAAATGCTGAATGTGTCCACAAATAGctcaatttatattaatataaatgtgatCATGTGCCTTTAGGAAATGTTCAAACCCGAtcattattaaatacaatttatgagAGGAGTACGCAACCAAACGATGATTTATTTACACTGAACGGAACGCGATTCAGTCACTGAATTGACAGTGTTTatgtaagtgaaagtgaaagtgaaagtgacgtgacattcagccaagtatggtgacccatactcagaattcgtgctctgcatttaacccatccgaagtgcacacacacagagcagtgaacacacacacactgtgaacacacacacgggagcagtgggcagccatttttttatgctgcggcttggggagcagtttgggggttcgatgccttttgctcaagggcacctaagtcatggtattgaaggtgagagagaactgtacatgcactccccccaccaacaattcctgccggcccgagactcgaactcacaacccttcgattgggagtccgactctctaaccattaggccacgacttccccacattaTTTATGTATATCTAGGGGACTTATAAGCCATAATTATTGAAAAGAATCTTACAAACACTAGTGAAATGAACACATTGATCACCGTTAATGAAATTCATTTATGTGTATAACTGAAAAACCTCTTGTGAAAACATTGATCAGCCATAGTAAAATTCATTAATACGCATAACTGAAATATAGCCTCTGACTCAGTTAAGCACAAATCCCGCCCCGCAGCTGATTCTAGAGATTTCATTGGTCGAGAATGTTGTTCTCTGACTAAATGCTTTCGGGCAtctagaaattaaaattaaaatctttaagatttctatatttcaaaatattttttactacgATCTCCCATATTTGTGATTGTGCTTCTGTAGAACTTGACCTTGCTTTACCAGATGACTCTACATAACTCTTTACATATTTGGGATTTAAATGTTGCTTTCAATACCATTcaatatacattattaaaaatccaCTTAGATTAACACATAAACAGCAGTGTTGTCAAAGGGTAACTAAAACAGGTCCACCATACCTCATATCTCTTTACCTTTGATTATGGACACTTTTACCAGATATGAAACTATGTTGCTCACCTcctcaagaaaaaaacaacaaccctacAATCACAACATCCACCACTCCTTCTCCCACCACcaccattaaaagaaaaaaaaaaaaaaaaaacacaacaaaaataaaaaaaaaaaaaaaaatcaaatgttttttcttcactGTACTTGCCTTGACAGTATGCCAAATTTCTGGATTCCTTCTGAGAAGAATAGGTATGATGTCTTGGCCCGGTTGTTATTTTCTGCATTCACGTCCACGAcctgcaaatacaaaaaaaaaaataaatctgttcattcatttattcatatatatatatatatatatatattcatttattcatatatatatatatatatatatatatatatatatatatatatatatatatatatatatatatgaaacataattaaatacattggGATTGAAAGTATTACAAGACTGATCTTGATAGTAGATGAATAGTAAGAATGTAAATCAAATACAAACATGATGAAACCTGTGTTTTATAGGAACACAGACTAAACCTTCCAATATTATGATGTATCTATTtacaagattaaagataaaacactttttaaacacacttttcaGTCATTCCTTTAGCTttatgtgtgtagtgtgtgtgtgtgtgttgtgtgtgtgtgtggtgtgtgtgtgtgtgtgtgtgtgtgttgtgtgtgtgtattacagcCTGTAAAAAGGGTTCATATGTGTATCTCTTATCATCACAAGACTGCAATCACTAATAATCAGAAGACTTTCTGTTACATGAAGTATCTGGAAAAGATCTACTCTATGAACaacatgcattaaattacattaaataaagacaaaaataaaaataaacaatcaaaaaattaaatgataactcACATAtatctggtccactgatgaagccatgtgtcaagtgaattattaatcatcttaTAACAGGCGTCCAATACTGACTTTAGGAAAAGGGGAGTAACCAATGACATTTGAGATAACAATTAAACCAGCAAGCCCCAAATTaattttcgacttggactttaagtttcaaatttagatttttagttttggtttaagacttttagttttagacttttagtttataatctgaccaaataatccCTCCATACATCCGGTAACCGAATCTTGAGTGAAGCATGAGCATGCTTTTCATTTTATGGTGTATCACGCATTTAATTCTTTAGTAGCGATTTTGATACTTAGTCATGCAGATGTCTTTCCTGGTGAATATAGCATAAAATCATACTTGGATGACAATGTACATCtgttcatataatataatttatattttctttagcaaagaaaacaaataataaaatagtcaCCGGTAATGTCCCGTTGAGTTTTACAAACTTGGTCGTCATGAATT includes:
- the LOC109088265 gene encoding basement membrane-specific heparan sulfate proteoglycan core protein-like isoform X2, which codes for MNIRNAALILSAVLHTVWGQSPIVSVRPKTAAVKLGETVSFSCRVTSGSQPVQLEWKRTNNQPLGDNVKLGPDGAVLTITDVRLSNQGGYRCIATNAQGKGTNMASLTIRQPPEVRVKPSAPLSVHAGESVTLECSVTGKPRPSISWTKQGSEAELVSTTTDTTASLQVTVMSAEDAGIFVCRAQSREGLAEGRVELRLEGGASAGMFPQASVTETDLTAVEGQSVTMHCHATGSPTPVISWSKLRAPLPWQHRVSGGSLTLNNVGRQDSGQYICNATNALGFSEAYVQLEVDSPPYATTLTDETVAGPGDALRLQCLAHGTHPIRFRWTRVGGASMSPGAETTKDGLLKIAQLKVSDSGTYKCVATNHVGSSEALAKVTVRA
- the LOC109088265 gene encoding basement membrane-specific heparan sulfate proteoglycan core protein-like isoform X1 codes for the protein MNIRNAALILSAVLHTVWGQSPIVSVRPKTAAVKLGETVSFSCRVTSGSQPVQLEWKRTNNQPLGDNVKLGPDGAVLTITDVRLSNQGGYRCIATNAQGKGTNMASLTIRHGSWYQSVFVDAEPPEVRVKPSAPLSVHAGESVTLECSVTGKPRPSISWTKQGSEAELVSTTTDTTASLQVTVMSAEDAGIFVCRAQSREGLAEGRVELRLEGGASAGMFPQASVTETDLTAVEGQSVTMHCHATGSPTPVISWSKLRAPLPWQHRVSGGSLTLNNVGRQDSGQYICNATNALGFSEAYVQLEVDSPPYATTLTDETVAGPGDALRLQCLAHGTHPIRFRWTRVGGASMSPGAETTKDGLLKIAQLKVSDSGTYKCVATNHVGSSEALAKVTVRA